A stretch of the Papaver somniferum cultivar HN1 chromosome 6, ASM357369v1, whole genome shotgun sequence genome encodes the following:
- the LOC113287163 gene encoding uncharacterized protein LOC113287163 produces MASSRIEIAASPYGCVLRDHNQRIRRDRERNREGTQAVFRKNLEVFVRDHLQTCIVFSTPREDSEVASSNENSQPNSRFTNSRNLHERNNNSNQNFRSAERERNRSSNNSQGEKETEITSSNESPTMRTQSRILDRWGTRQAREMMNTTERQTNEAELMALSSSQSVSARASSFLRENSPTTSESSVEQLPSLRASSLVQRWREIEAESRTPRENHSGRFCLNSNPEVIRSSSSTGSSSSTKNSRSSNVEDSSYVEDPSLRSEACEDSAQTCEPITIPARSQIPEDPFPDWASDRTAASEPNSSLYQRQSSDVGETDRGRVADIIKRLSTFSQPNSPVASSPMCDELDRENSSDLSDHGEQRGSSAIGNTLPRVRGRQALKDLLIQVELERQKELGGLVERHAVSRFTQRGRLQALLRLKILQRGAGTQNQERPISRASELDQLQRRPTIFHLRERFNSRVEQKSMACSSEEDTSRSPAQLIKNAHETEHSAVSRQDGNQNDRKDVATTAPPPPPPPPPPPPPPLRLSAAPPKKVTKAASTPTKSTTARELINLKEQLPSLQSISGHLQERVSQSSKVTSKRPCSDGIGALKWQGDLNTARCLHGSERNGIKEKQPDLKTSPRIISSITESWEEGTTLRVGQLDWETPYETVESSNVSDVDVITEEEPDIENEQHVGFIDSWQEISVTEDESNLSTHQLVEPDSSPWLRSISHQHSDFEDRRQAWYRNMLESNTDNDEIRELFERRSVSTFLTSDLRTRMDQMVSSFVRRRINQTISEANEHEYEEEEETLLNNEYNEISDYPDQMVSTSLQLPLPSRVRSRSEYQDNDVSDGDQYVSVSFQEPQSSHSYEEDSPQSSPFTGHRSLEMELIYDLRGHMAQLSQEMSELRKSIKSCMGMQEQLQHSIKKEVSASVDHSGELVEFNRQRKRKGNCCICYEMPVDSLLYRCGHMCTCFKCAHELQWSSGRCPICRVSILDVVRAYSESQ; encoded by the exons atggctTCATCGAGAATTGAAATTGCCGCTTCTCCTTATGGCTGTGTATTAAGAGATCATAATCAGAGGATTCGTAGAGATAGGGAGAGAAACAGAGAAGGAACACAAGCTGTTTTTCGTAAGAACCTTGAAGTATTCGTGCGAGATCATTTACAGACCTGCATTGTTTTTTCTACACCAAGAGAAGATTCTGAAGTTGCTTCTTCAAATGAGAATTCTCAACCTAATAGTAGGTTTACTAATAGTCGTAATCTTCATGAGAGAAACAACAACAGCAACCAGAATTTTCGATCGGCAGAAAGGGAGAGGAATCGAAGTAGCAATAACAGCCAGGGAGAAAAAGAAACTGAAATAACATCCTCTAATGAGTCTCCTACAATGAGGACGCAATCAAGGATACTTGACCGTTGGGGTACTCGTCAAGCTAGAGAAATGATGAACACCACGGAGAGGCAAACAAATGAGGCTGAACTCATGGCATTATCAAGTTCTCAGTCTGTTTCCGCGAGGGCTTCTTCATTTTTGAGAGAGAATTCTCCTACTACATCAGAATCTTCCGTTGAACAACTTCCAAGTTTGAGGGCTTCCTCGCTTGTCCAGAGGTGGAGGGAAATCGAGGCAGAGTCTAGGACTCCAAGAGAAAATCACTCGGGTAGGTTTTGCTTGAATTCTAATCCAGAAGTTATTAGAAGTAGCAGTAGTACTGGTAGCAGTAGTAGTACCAAGAATTCTAGATCTAGCAACGTTGAGGATTCTTCCTACGTCGAAGATCCGTCTTTGAGATCCGAGGCTTGCGAAGATAGCGCCCAAACATGCGAACCTATAACAATTCCTGCTAGATCACAAATTCCTGAAGACCCATTCCCAGACTGGGCGTCCGATAGGACGGCTGCAAGTGAGCCAAACTCTTCTTTATATCAGAGGCAATCTTCCGATGTAGGAGAGACCGACAGGGGTAGAGTGGCAGATATTATAAAAAGGCTATCTACGTTTAGTCAACCCAATAGTCCTGTTGCTTCCTCCCCTATGTGTGATGAACTGGATCGAGAGAATTCAAGCGATCTATCAGATCATGGAGAACAAAGAGGTTCATCCGCTATTGGGAATACTCTTCCCCGGGTTAGAGGTCGGCAAGCACTTAAGGATTTGCTCATTCAAGTAGAACTGGAGAGGCAAAAGGAACTTGGTGGACTAGTTGAACGTCATGCTGTATCACGGTTCACTCAGCGCGGCCGTCTTCAG GCATTGCTTAGGCTCAAAATCCTGCAGCGTGGAGCCGGAACTCAAAATCAAGAGCGACCAATTTCAAGAGCATCTGAATTGGACCAACTACAGCGTCGACCTACCATCTTCCACCTAAG GGAGAGATTCAATTCAAGAGTCGAACAGAAGAGTATGGCATGTTCTAGTGAAGAGGATACCTCGAGATCTCCTGCACAATTAATAAAGAATGCCCATGAGACAGAACACTCGGCTGTGTCAAGACAAGATGGTAACCAAAATGATCGAAAGGATGTTGCTACCACTGCTCCCCCTCCCCCTCCACCTCcgccacctcctcctcctcctcctcttcgtCTTTCTGCTGCTCCTCCTAAAAAAGTGACTAAAGCTGCGAGTACACCTACTAAAAGTACTACTGCACGTGAGCTAATTAATCTAAAAGAACAACTCCCCTCACTTCAATCTATAAGCGGACATCTGCAAGAACGAGTAAGTCAAAGTTCCAAAGTTACTTCGAAAAGGCCATGCTCTGATGGAATTGGCGCACTCAAGTGGCAAGGAGATTTGAACACCGCAAGATGCTTACATGGTTCCGAAAGAAATGGTATAAAAGAAAAACAACCAGATCTTAAAACCAGCCCACGCATTATAAGCTCTATTACAGAGAGTTGGGAGGAAGGGACAACATTAAGAGTTGGCCAGCTCGATTGGGAAACACCTTATGAAACTGTAGAAAGCTCCAACGTTTCAGACGTAGATGTTATAACTGAAGAAGAACCAGACATCGAAAACGAACAGCATGTGGGTTTCATCGATAGTTGGCAAGAGATTAGCGTAACCGAAGACGAATCAAATCTCAGTACGCACCAGCTTGTTGAACCTGACAGTAGTCCCTGGCTACGTAGTATTTCTCATCAGCATAGCGATTTTGAAGATCGTCGTCAAGCATGGTACCGTAACATGCTTGAAAGTAACACAGATAATGATGAAATTCGCGAGCTTTTTGAAAG AAGAAGTGTATCGACCTTTCTCACCAGTGACTTGCGAACGAGAATGGATCAAATGGTCTCTTCTTTCGTAAGAAGACGAATAAATCAGACTATTTCGGAAGCCAATGAACATGAAtacgaggaggaagaagagaccCTTCTGAATAATGAATATAATGAAATAAGTGATTACCCTGATCAGATGGTGTCCACATCGTTGCAACTACCTCTGCCATCTCGTGTGAGATCTCGGAGTGAATATCAAGATAATGATGTCAGTGATGGTGACCAATATGTATCTGTATCCTTTCAAGAACCCCAGTCGTCTCATTCTTATGAAGAAGATAGCCCACAGTCATCTCCTTTCACTGGGCATCGTTCACTG GAAATGGAACTGATATACGATCTGAGGGGCCACATGGCACAACTAAGTCAAGAGATGTCTGAACTTCGAAAATCAATAAAGAGTTGCATGGGAATGCAGGAGCAGTTGCAGCATTCTATAAAGAAGGAGGTTTCAGCATCCGTGGACCACTCAG GGGAGCTCGTGGAGTTCAACAGGCAACGAAAAAGAAAAGGCAATTGCTGCATTTGCTATGAAATGCCGGTCGACTCACTATTATATAG ATGTGGGCATATGTGCACATGTTTCAAATGTGCACATGAGTTGCAGTGGAGTAGTGGAAGGTGTCCGATATGTCGAGTCTCAATCTTAGATGTCGTGCGGGCATATTCAGAGTCTCAATAG